GTCGCCTCGCAGAGCAGCAGGTTCGCCCCGCGGGCGAGCGCTTCCAGGGCCGCCGTCGGCGAGGAGTCTGCGGAGTAGACGAACGTGCGACCGGCGCACTCGATCCGCACGGCCAGGCAGTAAACGGGATGTGCGGTCCGGGCGAAGGTCAGCCGCAGCGGGCCTACGGACTCGACCGAGGTCTCGGTGATCGGACGAAAGACGAACGTGCCGCGAAACCGTGCCACCGACTCCGGACCCCGCAGTATCCGCACCAGCAACTCTGCGGCGTCATCGGGAGCGTAGACCGGCAGCGGCGGGCGCTTCGGGTCCACCCGCTGCCACTCGTAGGCATCGCGGAGTGGATAGATCGACAGAATATGGTCCACGTGCAGGTGACTGAGCACCAGGGCGTCCAGGTCGTGGGCCTCACAGTGCTGGCGCAGACGAGCCACCGCCCCCGGCCCGCAGTCCAGCATCACGCGAGTTGAACCCTCCTGCACCAGGTAGCTGGGGCATGCACCGCCGGGGGCCGGGTAGGGAGACCACCGGCCAAGCACGATCAACTGCATCAGGGGACGAGGCTTGCGCTGCGGGATGCCAGGAAGCGAAGAATCGCCCGCGCGATGGCCTCGGCGATCCGCGTCTGAACCGCGGGGCGACGCAGCAACCGTTCCTCCACCGGGTTGCTGATGAACGCGGTCTCGACCAGCACGGAGGGCATCGGGGTCTTGACAATGACGTAGAAATCCGCGGTGCGAATCCCCCGGTCGGGCTCACCCAACGCTTGCACGACCTCACTCTGGATCATCATCGCCAGAGCATGACTATCGGCGGTCCCGTAGTAGGTTTCCGTTCCTTCCTTCAGAGGGCTCTGACTGGCGTTCGCGTGGATGCTGACAAACACGACCCCTCCTGCTCGCTGCGCGACATCCGGGCGGTCCTCCAGGGCGACGGTGCTGTCGTCGGTCCGGGTGAGGACCACACGGATCCCTTGCCGCGCCAGCCGCTGCTGCACCATCCGGCTGATCGCCAGGGTGACGGTCGACTCGCGCAGGCCGGTGGGGCCCACCGCCCCGCTGTCGGCGCCCCCGTGCCCGGGGTCGATGATCACGGCCGGCCCTGGGGGTGCGGCCCTCGCGCCGTCGCCGAAGACGAGGTCGATGCGGCGGCCCTCGTCCGTCGTGCTCGCGGAGTAGTCGGACTGCCGGCGCAGGTTGATCATGATCCGCGCGAGGTTTGGCGCGGTGTGCAGTTGCTCGACGACCACGTTCCGGATGGTGCTGCTCCCCACCTCGAGATCTTGACGCCGCGGCATGAAGACCGCCCCAGGGAGGTCGATCGCCAGCCGGGACGGGTACACGAACTGTTTGACCTGATATACCGCCGGCTGAGAGGCGATGATCGTCAAATGACCGGTGCCGCTCTGGATATCGTAGGTCACCGCTTGAAGATGGAACGCGCCTGGAGCGTCCGCAAACGGTGGGAGCGGGGGCGGCGCCAGCGGCTCCGCCGGCACCGCGGTTGGGTGTTCGACGGGGACGTCGCGGATGGCGACGTCGGGGGACACCGCCGGCGCGCTTCGATCGTCCCGCTCCGGGTGCGTCTCCGCCTCGACGCCCGCGGGCGCAGGCTGACTGTCGAGCTCGGGTTCGGGGGGCAACGCCCCCTCCGCGGGCGGGGTCCGGGCAGCGGGAATCGCGTCGCCGATCGTCACCGTGACGGCTCCGGGAGCGACGGCGATCCGATACGGAACGCGGCGGGTAAGATCGAACACGACCCGCGTGACAAATGGTCGAACCTGAAACTGGCCGTGGCGCACGCGGACAACGTCCGCATCACCGACCGCGAGCACCGGCTTCTCGATGAGATCCGCAGAGTGACTGATATCCACCGCCAGCCGGTCGGGCGCATCCAGCAGGTGGGCGTCGGCGCCCACCGGTCCAGATGTGGCGATCACAAAGGTCAGGACGCCGTCGTGCCGGCCCCACGTCACGCCGGTCGTTTGGGAAAGGGCCTCGACGCGGCCCTCCCCTTCTTTCACGTACGCCCCCATCGCCCGCAGCACCGCCGCGGCGGGCACGACCACGACATCGCCTTTGAGCACTGGGGCGGTGGGAAGCTCCACCCGCTCCGCGCCCACCAGCGCCTCGGCCTCCCCGATGCTCAGGCGCACCGCCAACCCCGCCGCGGACGTCACCGTGGCGGTATGGGCGTCTCGATCCCAGACCATCGTGGCGCCGAACGACGCGGCCAGCGGCGCCAGCGGGGCCATCACCGCGCCGTGCTGAAGTGCGAGTGGAGCGGAAAATGCGACCACCCGATCGTTGACCGTGACCTGGGGGAAGCCGTTCTCCGCCGAGCCCGGGTTGGACCAGAGCGCAAGAATCACGGCGATCGTCGCCGCGGCGGACAACAGCTTCATGGAGACCTCCGATGCAGGGGGCACGCGCACCGCAACAGTGGGTGGCTATTCGAACCCAAACCCCGGGCTCCTGCCGACTCCCAAACAACCGGCGGTCGGGGGAACGCTCCGACCCCGACCGCCGCTGTGAGGGAGAGCCGGCTTAGCCGGCCTACCGCTTCTGGGATTTGCGCACCGCCGAAGCCGCGGCTTGATTCCGATCGCCGTCGCGCGCCCCGTTGAGGACGAAGCGCTGATCGAGCGCCTTCAGCCGCTCCATAATGCCGCCGTACTCGAGTTCTTCCATGCCGAGCATCGCCGGGTTGAAGAACCCCTGCGAGCGGATCTCGGCGCCCTTCCGGACCGCCTGCTCCAGGAACACCTCCCACACTGGGTTCTTGAACAGGTCGATCGGGCCGGTCAACACCCCATCCCGAATGGAGTAGCCCGCCGCCGACACCATCGGCAGACAGTAAAAGATGCTCGAGTCCGTGTTGAGCGGGACGGGGGCCAGCGGCATGTTGTGGCTTCCGCGGCAGTCGCCGGCGACATAGGGAATCTTGCTGAACGCCAGCCCGAACTCCTCGGTCGCGGGGAAAATTTTCTGGGTGCGCACGATGGCGACCGGATCGTCTTTCCCCACGTACCGACCGGCGATGTGCTTGAGCCGGGTCGTGCTGAGGGCGACCGCCTGCTCGTTTGGATGGGCGCGGGAGTGAATGCTCTTCACGACAAACCGGCCGGTGTCGCGCAGAAGCGCGGCGAGATCGTAGAGATCCTCCGGAGCCTTCAGGGTAATCTCCCGCTCCGCTTCCGTATGGTTGACGTCCACAACGGTGAACGTGAACCCTTTGCCGACATCCGGGCTCAGCAGGAGCCCGCCACAATACATCGGATCGCAGAACGTGAGGTAGAGCAGGAGGTTAAAAGCACCGGGCTCGGTCTTGTCGGCGGTGAGGACCATAAACGGCTCCGCCGGTCGCTCGACGATCTCTACCTCTGCAACCCCCGGCCCCATCCCCTGGATATTGCCGGAGAACTCGCTCTTCAGGATGTCCTGCTTGGCGCCGTACAACCCCTGCCGCTCCGCGACGGAGCCCGCCTCCATGAAGATGTCGTAGGCCAGCCGGTGGACCGCTTCGGCCTCGACCCCGTGGCGGTGAGTCATCAACACGCAAATGTCGTCGCCGGTATGGGTGACGCGACAGTCAACCAGCAACTTGCCGCGCTGGGCCCCCGCCATCTCCGAGGCGACTTTAAGCATCTCGGGACTGGGTTGGGTATGCCCGGCGATACTCCCCACATCCGCCTTGATCGCCGTGATTGTTATCGGGGCTCGACCCGTGGACCCTGCCATCCCCGCACCTCCCCCACAGATACCTCAGTCACATCGGCAGAGGAACCCGATCACTCCCATCTCTCTTCTATTATAGCTGGAAGATCCTCGATGGAATCCCTTGTCCAATTCTCTGGCGGGAGTGGGGCTCCTGCCGCTCCAAGCCTGCGCGATCCGAAGTGGAACCCCAAAGGACAAAGTGGCTTCCAAAGTTGACCCTGCTCGCGGTGTGGCCTTGGGGGAAAATGCAGTTGCAGTTTCCGATGAAGCCCGATGGTGATTGGGTGAACGGAGTGGCGCAAGTCCCAGTGGGGGTGTCAGACGAAGTTTTTTCTGTGGAGCCTTGAGGGAGTGGAGCACCGGTCGCCAGGGCGATGGCGCTCCACCCCCTCGATGTTCCTGCGGGAAATCTACTGCACGCCGCGGCGCTTGTTAGTTGTTGCCGCCACCATGACCCCCACTGCCGCCGTGCCCGCCGTTACCGCCGCCGCCCGAGTTGTTGTTACCGCCCGTGCCGCCATTGCTGCCGGAGCCCCCGTTGCCATTATGACTCCCACCCGCACCGGTTCCGCCGCTGCCAGATCCGTTGCCATTGCCGCTGCCCCCGTCGCCACCGTTCCCCCCACCGCCCC
This DNA window, taken from bacterium, encodes the following:
- a CDS encoding MBL fold metallo-hydrolase, which produces MQLIVLGRWSPYPAPGGACPSYLVQEGSTRVMLDCGPGAVARLRQHCEAHDLDALVLSHLHVDHILSIYPLRDAYEWQRVDPKRPPLPVYAPDDAAELLVRILRGPESVARFRGTFVFRPITETSVESVGPLRLTFARTAHPVYCLAVRIECAGRTFVYSADSSPTAALEALARGANLLLCEATFPDSHAGLAAQVGHMTATQAAELASRAGVERLVLTHFSPQFDPEEQRRAAAKILHTRALIAEENARYPI
- a CDS encoding N-acetylmuramoyl-L-alanine amidase, with product MKLLSAAATIAVILALWSNPGSAENGFPQVTVNDRVVAFSAPLALQHGAVMAPLAPLAASFGATMVWDRDAHTATVTSAAGLAVRLSIGEAEALVGAERVELPTAPVLKGDVVVVPAAAVLRAMGAYVKEGEGRVEALSQTTGVTWGRHDGVLTFVIATSGPVGADAHLLDAPDRLAVDISHSADLIEKPVLAVGDADVVRVRHGQFQVRPFVTRVVFDLTRRVPYRIAVAPGAVTVTIGDAIPAARTPPAEGALPPEPELDSQPAPAGVEAETHPERDDRSAPAVSPDVAIRDVPVEHPTAVPAEPLAPPPLPPFADAPGAFHLQAVTYDIQSGTGHLTIIASQPAVYQVKQFVYPSRLAIDLPGAVFMPRRQDLEVGSSTIRNVVVEQLHTAPNLARIMINLRRQSDYSASTTDEGRRIDLVFGDGARAAPPGPAVIIDPGHGGADSGAVGPTGLRESTVTLAISRMVQQRLARQGIRVVLTRTDDSTVALEDRPDVAQRAGGVVFVSIHANASQSPLKEGTETYYGTADSHALAMMIQSEVVQALGEPDRGIRTADFYVIVKTPMPSVLVETAFISNPVEERLLRRPAVQTRIAEAIARAILRFLASRSASLVP
- a CDS encoding fructose 1,6-bisphosphatase yields the protein MAGSTGRAPITITAIKADVGSIAGHTQPSPEMLKVASEMAGAQRGKLLVDCRVTHTGDDICVLMTHRHGVEAEAVHRLAYDIFMEAGSVAERQGLYGAKQDILKSEFSGNIQGMGPGVAEVEIVERPAEPFMVLTADKTEPGAFNLLLYLTFCDPMYCGGLLLSPDVGKGFTFTVVDVNHTEAEREITLKAPEDLYDLAALLRDTGRFVVKSIHSRAHPNEQAVALSTTRLKHIAGRYVGKDDPVAIVRTQKIFPATEEFGLAFSKIPYVAGDCRGSHNMPLAPVPLNTDSSIFYCLPMVSAAGYSIRDGVLTGPIDLFKNPVWEVFLEQAVRKGAEIRSQGFFNPAMLGMEELEYGGIMERLKALDQRFVLNGARDGDRNQAAASAVRKSQKR